From a region of the Thermus caldilimi genome:
- a CDS encoding response regulator transcription factor yields MKRILLIEDDAEVARLVELELKEAGFTVEWAKSGMEGLVKHRERKPDLVVLDLGLPDLDGAEVARRIRATDDTPILVLTAQDAVERKVGLLSDGADDYLVKPFHPAELLARIQVQLRHKEGSEVLSVGRLELYSKRRQVFFGEKEVRLSPKEFELLHLLMSRPGRVFPRQEIEEKVWGKPLGRDSNVLDVHVANLRAKLREAGAYGYLRTVRGLGYAVRPGRGEEET; encoded by the coding sequence ATGAAGCGCATCCTGCTCATCGAGGACGATGCGGAGGTGGCCCGCCTGGTGGAGCTGGAGCTCAAGGAGGCGGGCTTCACCGTGGAGTGGGCTAAAAGCGGCATGGAAGGCCTGGTGAAGCACCGGGAAAGGAAGCCAGACCTGGTGGTCTTGGACCTCGGCCTTCCCGACCTGGATGGGGCCGAGGTGGCCCGGCGGATCCGGGCCACCGACGACACCCCCATCCTGGTCCTCACCGCCCAGGATGCGGTGGAGCGCAAGGTGGGCCTCCTCTCCGACGGGGCCGACGACTACCTGGTGAAACCCTTTCACCCCGCCGAGCTCCTGGCCCGGATCCAGGTGCAACTGAGGCACAAGGAGGGAAGCGAGGTTCTCTCCGTGGGGCGGCTGGAGCTCTACTCCAAGAGGCGACAGGTTTTCTTTGGGGAAAAAGAGGTGCGGCTTTCTCCCAAGGAGTTTGAACTCCTCCACCTGCTCATGAGCCGACCGGGACGGGTGTTTCCCCGGCAGGAGATCGAGGAGAAGGTCTGGGGCAAACCCTTGGGCCGGGATTCCAACGTCCTGGACGTCCACGTGGCCAACCTCCGGGCCAAGCTCCGCGAGGCCGGGGCCTACGGCTACCTGCGCACGGTGCGGGGCCTGGGGTATGCGGTGCGCCCGGGAAGAGGCGAGGAGGAAACCTAG
- a CDS encoding DUF502 domain-containing protein — translation MRLRQRFLTGLVTLLPLLVTLYFLVWVYTYSGGYIQSFLRLLNLEVPRTYQPLLPFAGLFLAGVLIYLVGTVTENYLGRRLIGSLERSLLLFPIVRDIYKAVQQITHTLFGHQEVKFSRAAVIEYPRRGLYTLCFVVQPVNGRLPPLPEGYTAVLVPTSPVPASGMVILVPTEEVIPLEISVEDALKYVVSAGFLLPEKPSGSLTSLPQRAEPGA, via the coding sequence ATGCGCCTGCGCCAGAGGTTCCTCACCGGGCTGGTTACCCTTCTTCCCCTTCTGGTCACCCTCTACTTTCTGGTCTGGGTCTACACCTATTCCGGGGGCTACATCCAGAGCTTTCTGCGCCTCCTGAACCTCGAGGTGCCCCGAACCTACCAGCCCCTCCTACCCTTTGCGGGTCTCTTCCTGGCGGGGGTGCTCATCTACCTGGTGGGCACCGTGACGGAGAACTACCTGGGCCGCAGGCTCATTGGCTCCTTGGAGCGCTCCCTTCTCCTCTTCCCTATCGTGCGGGACATCTACAAGGCGGTGCAGCAGATCACCCACACCCTCTTCGGCCACCAGGAGGTGAAGTTCAGCCGGGCTGCGGTCATCGAGTACCCCCGGAGAGGGCTTTACACCCTCTGCTTCGTGGTGCAGCCGGTGAACGGCCGGCTCCCCCCCCTGCCCGAGGGATACACCGCCGTCTTGGTCCCCACGAGCCCTGTGCCCGCCAGCGGCATGGTCATCCTGGTGCCCACAGAGGAGGTCATCCCCTTGGAGATCAGCGTGGAGGATGCCCTCAAGTACGTGGTTTCCGCAGGCTTCCTCCTCCCGGAAAAACCTTCAGGATCCTTAACCTCCCTCCCACAAAGGGCTGAGCCTGGGGCGTAG
- a CDS encoding helix-turn-helix domain-containing protein: MTQTRETVTFKPGEVILYPGVPGPRDRVYRVLEGLVRLEAVDEEGNALTLRLVRPGGYFGEEALAGMERTYFAEAVTEVVAEPLPKEPHPEEIRQVLLSLAQALSESYRRIERLATQRLKNRMAAAILELSETPLAHEEAEGLVLRATHDELAAAVGSVRETVTKVIGELTREGYIRSGYGKIILKDIKGLKELAQSRGDGR; this comes from the coding sequence ATGACCCAGACCCGCGAAACCGTAACCTTCAAGCCCGGCGAGGTCATCCTGTACCCGGGGGTGCCAGGGCCCCGGGACCGGGTCTACCGGGTCCTCGAGGGGCTGGTGCGCCTCGAGGCGGTGGATGAAGAGGGGAATGCCCTCACCCTGCGCCTGGTTCGCCCCGGGGGGTACTTCGGCGAGGAGGCCTTGGCGGGCATGGAGCGGACCTACTTCGCCGAGGCGGTGACCGAGGTGGTGGCAGAACCCCTCCCCAAGGAACCCCATCCCGAGGAGATCCGCCAGGTGCTCCTGAGCCTGGCCCAGGCCCTTTCCGAGTCCTACCGGCGCATTGAGCGCCTGGCCACCCAGCGCCTGAAAAACCGCATGGCCGCCGCCATCCTGGAGCTTTCGGAAACCCCCTTGGCCCACGAGGAAGCGGAGGGCTTGGTCCTCCGCGCCACCCATGACGAGCTGGCCGCAGCGGTGGGGAGCGTGCGGGAAACCGTGACCAAGGTTATCGGGGAGCTCACCCGGGAAGGCTACATCCGCTCCGGCTACGGCAAGATCATCCTGAAGGACATCAAGGGCCTCAAGGAACTGGCCCAAAGCCGCGGGGACGGGCGCTGA
- the cutA gene encoding divalent-cation tolerance protein CutA, giving the protein MEEVVLITAPSEEVGRTLARTLVEEGLAACVNLVPGLTSIYRWQGEVVEDREVLLIVKTTTFAFSRLKKRVLALHPYRVPEILALPVAEGHQAYLDWLRENVG; this is encoded by the coding sequence ATGGAGGAGGTGGTCCTGATCACCGCCCCCAGCGAGGAGGTGGGCCGCACCCTGGCCCGCACCCTGGTGGAGGAGGGCCTGGCCGCCTGCGTGAACCTGGTGCCGGGCCTCACCTCCATCTACCGCTGGCAGGGGGAGGTGGTGGAGGACCGGGAGGTCCTCCTCATCGTCAAGACCACCACCTTCGCCTTCTCCAGGCTGAAGAAACGGGTGCTTGCCCTCCACCCCTATAGGGTGCCCGAGATCCTGGCCCTGCCCGTGGCCGAAGGGCACCAGGCTTACCTGGACTGGCTACGGGAGAACGTGGGATGA